The Lolium rigidum isolate FL_2022 chromosome 1, APGP_CSIRO_Lrig_0.1, whole genome shotgun sequence region ATCAAATTGCTCAATCGGACCATCTCATGCACATTGTAAATTTCAGAAGCGGAACAAAATgatagaagaacaactacaataaAAGAGTAAATACACGGATGATCTGGTGGGACATTACTTCAAACAGATTAATTAGCTATAATCGCCCAGGAGGCTTTTCGTTTAGAAGTACGAAGCAATCCAATTTTACAATATAACCTATCTGGCAAACAACAATTTAATTCTTTTAACCTGAAAAAGAAATGAAACAGTTGTCCGCTGTCTGAGGAATCTTGGATTGACTACGcatcttctgtttgcattctccATCTCACCTCGGTACATTGGATTCTTGGATGAGGCTATGTTCAATGAAATCAACATATCGGCATGACGAACAGATCGGCAAACACCTACAGTGCAAGAAAATAAGcggcaaaaaagaaaagaagagggaAAGAGGAACTAACGGTGGAGGCTGCCGTGGCAATGACGAAGTCTACATTTGTAATCTTGATGAGGGACCGCCTCATCCGAATCAGCGCCTGCTCCGTCCGGTCTTGATTCTTGCAGCGGACAAGAATCTTGTGGAGGACAGTGTCGACTCAAATATAGAAGCGAAAATTGCATACAGTGGTCACCAAAAAGAGGTGTACACGATAATACTTGGCTCCTAACATGTGACGGGATGCCTTTAGCGACTGCTCACCATAGTTCTTTCACGGATCCATGGATGGCTCCTCTTCGGGGCGGAGGGACATTATTCATGCCCGGTGTCTTTTTTTATAAGAAGAGCAGAAGAGGGAGAATTAACGTGAATCCATCAATGCATTTTAATTAGTAGTTGCTTTAGTGGAAGCGGAGAAGAAATCAGTGGAGAAGATGAAGGAACGGTGGATGGATTCACGTTAACAGCGCTCGAAAAAAACTGAATGAAACGGTGGATGACATGGGCTGCTATGGATGACGTGGAGGGCTGCATGTTAGACAAATTGGCAAGTGATGTGGCATAGCCGCATGTTAAGAGAATTCTTTGTAGTGGGGTGCTCCTATTTAGAAATAGAAGATTTGTTATACTAGTTGCTAACGTCTCTATACAAGTATGCTCATTTGTGATGCCAGAAGCCAGGCGACAGTTGCTGTACAATAGGAATTGGTTAGCTCCACTGAAACTTACAAAGCTTTCTGCCGACTTCACTTCATAGTTCATACATGCTATTGTTCTTGACGTTATTAGCTAAAAGAGTTCAGTCCTCATGTCCAAATAGGCTATCTGTTGTTTCTGAAATCTAAAGCTATAGGGAGAGTTTTGCTGATGTTCCCTGTATTATCAGAATAATATCTTCCTGCTTTTACACTTGGGCTTTTCCATGTCACTGAAATAATAATTATAATTTTGGATGCAGAATTCGGGTTTTTGTCGATGGgccatgaatttgataattacccCAAGGGTAGGATTCGTGCACCCAAGGATTGGAACTGGTTTTTGGAGGAAATAAGGAAGaacagtgatgatgaagatgatgacgatgTTAGTAACACTGGACATAAATCaaggggtggtggtggtgtgaacaagaagaagcagaaaaagggagaggatgaagatgaagagtggACTGATGAGAGCGAGGATGGAAAAGACTCCCAGCAGAGTGGCCCTAGTGTGAAGAGACCAAAAAAGTATGTAACAAGATCTAAAGAAGCGAAAAAACCTCGCAAGGAGAGctctaaaacagaaaataaggatGCTGCAGATGAAGATGACGagacagaggaagaggatgaggaagatgagaCGCTGGGAGGTTTTATAGTCAAAGAAGAGGATGAGCCTATGGAAGAGCTgagtgaggaagaagaggaggaagaagaattcgatgatgaagatgaagacgattgaTAACACATCGATAGCCCTTCTCTGCTTTCATGTAGGATGTAATGCAAGTGTTGACAAGTTGCATTGTCACATACTCTTCTGAGTCTGTGTACATATTGTGTGTTTTTGTTGATGTCTGAAAGCTGTGATCAAAATGTTTGTTCAGTTGTTGGcttttccaattttttttttttttttttttttttttgcttacatTGCGGATTTTTTTTTGTAGTTCATCTGTTATTTGCATTGGATTATGCTTTCGAAGCTTGTGCATGTAGCAATCTCAGGCAGAATCAAGAGGATTTTTAATATAGAAGTTGTCAGTGGGCATGTTGAAGAAACAAAACAACATGCTTGGTGACACTGGTACCCACAGTTGGTGTCCATGTTAATCAGGGTAAGCAATTTGGTTGTCATTAATCGATGAAATCGCCTTTGCTTTTCTGCCCTCCTGAAGATGAAATGGAGTAGTCTTGCGATGACACCACAAGTGCACACACTGTTCTCTTTCACTAGGTGGTGTGCACTTCTGCACCCTTTGATGTTGGTAATCCTACAGATAAAAAAATTCACCATCATCACAATAATTAGCTATTGTTCTTGACGTTATTAGCTAAAAGAGTACATTTCTGATGTCCAAATAGGCTATCTGTTGTTTCTGAAATCTAAATCTATTGAGAGAGTTTTGCTGATGTTCCCTGTATTACCAGAACAATATCTTTGTGCTTTTCCATGGTACTTAAATAATAATTATAATTTTGGATGCAGAATTCAGGTTTTTGTCGATGGgccatgaatttgataattacccCAAGGGTAGGATTCACGCACCCAAGGATTGGAACTGGTTTTTGGAGGAAGTAAGGAAgaacagcgatgatgaagatgatggcatGTTAATAACACTGAACGTAAATCaaggggtggtggtggtgcgaaCAAGAAGAAGCAGAAAAAGGGaggggatgaagatgaagagtggACTGATGAGAGCGAGGATGGAAAAGACTCCAGCAGAGTGGCCCTAGTGTATACCTGGCCATGTGTCGGGCCAGGCCGGGCCGGGCCGAGAAAAGCCTGACGGCTAAAAATCAGACCCAAGCCCAGCCCAGCCCGACCAAATACCCATGAAGCCCGGCGGGCCGTAGTGTTAAATGCGTTTTTCGGGCTACCCAGGCCCAACTCGGCCCGACCATCGGGCCAACTTTTTCACGCCcaggcccgagtttttcgggccgggctgcccatggccaggcatGCCCTAGTGTGAAGAGATCAAAAAAGTATGTAACTAGATCTAAAGAAGCGAAAAAAACCTCGCAAGGAAAActctaaaacagaaaataaggatGCTGCAGAtgaagatgacgatgacgagacagaggaagaggatgaggaagatgagaCACTGGGAGGTTTTGTAGTCAAAGAAGAGGATGAGCTTATGGAAGAGCtgagtgaggaagaagaagaggaagaattcgatgatgaagatgattgaTAACACTATCGATAGACCTTTTCTGCTTTCATGTAGGATATAATGTTAGTGTTGACAGGTTGCATTATCACACGCCCATCTGAATCTGTGTACATATTGTGTGCTTTCGCTGATGTCTGAAAGTTGTGATTCAAATGTTCCTTCAGTTGTTGATTTACCCATTTATCTTTTTTTCTTAGATTGTGTTTTATTTTTTTGCATGTCATCTGCTACATTGGATTATGCTTTCGAAGCTTCTGCGGGCAGCAATCTCAGTCGGAATCAAGATGATTTCCGTATAGAAGTAGTCAGTCAGCATGTTGAAGAAACAAAGCAACATGTTTGGTGACACTGGTGCCCACAGTTGTTATCCATGCTAATGAGGGATTGAGGGGAAGCAATTTGGTTGTCACTAATCGATGAAATCGCCTTTGCATTTATACCCTTTGGAGTAGTCTTGCGATGACACCACAAGTGCATACACTGTTCTTTCACTAGGTGGTCTGCACTTCTGCACCCTATGATCTTGGTAATTCAACAGATAAAAAGATCACCATCATCACAGTAAATTAAAGGTCCATCATCACACATGGTAATAGACATTGCAGAAATAACTTAGATTCAAGGTTAATACTATAAAAAACATAGATTCGAAGAGAAAATCGTCTGAGAAATACAAGGAAATGCACCGATAAATCTTCCTAGCCACCTGAACCCGGAGCATAGTCGCTCTCACACCCTTCCACAGCTCGCATCCTGAGTTCCTGACAGATACCATCATCCGGATCCTGCACGAACACACGCAGAATCCGAATTAGCAAGGCAATGCACACACACATAGTAATCACAATCAAATCGCAAAGCTACTGTGCCCTGCTACTACTACTAAGACAGTAATACTAGTGAGTTGTGCTGAGCTGATGATCAAGAACTGGGCGAGCCGGCCAAACAATCAATCTGCAGCATCAGATCCTGCACCTCCTCCTCGCCCATCCCCTCCCACGGCTCCAtctcctccgccgctgccgcggcggcggcggtgacgaggtCTTCCACCTCGACGTCCATCTCCGCCTGCTCGTCCCCGAGCAGCTCGTACCAAATCATGTCCGTCGTTATGCCGCCCGCGCTCTCAGTTTTCACGGTCGGTACGCCCGCCTCGACGTCGACACCGGCCGCCAGTGCAAGCTCCTCGAAGGTGAAACCatcctccgtcgccgccgccgccgccggagacgacgggaTGTGGTCGAGCATCCGccgcttgttcttgcccttgacgACGGGCACCGCGTCGCCGGCGGCGAGTGCGTTGCGGCGTGCCAGGCTGGTCAGAAAACTCGGGTTCCTGATCGCACGCACGAGGAAGGCCTTGCACTGCTCCTGCCGCCGCTCGGTGCCCAGCACGCGACGCTCCATCTCCATCAGCGTCGCGCGCGACGCCTCCTGCTGCACCCTGAGCCGCGCCAGCTCCTGCTTGAGCGCCTCCCGGTCCCGCCGCAGCCGCTCCAGCTCCCCGTCCACGACGCCGATGACGCCGGCCTCCGCCGCGCACGAGGACGCAGACGAGGAGGCCGCGGGCCGGCGGCCGGTGTCGGCGCCGCGCCGGCGGCGGATGCCCGCGAGGAGGTGCCGCTGCCCGCCGAGGAAGCCCGCGTTGGCGAACTCCCACCTGTCCGGGTTCACCTTGCGGAATCCCTGCAACCACATCCCATTTCAGTATTTCATCATCAGTAAAGAAACGAGAACAGCAATCGGGAAAGAAGCATTGGTGCGTACGTAGGTGTTGAGCTGGCGGAGGAAGCTGGAGAAGTTGGCGTGCTTGAAGTGGAGCGGGAGGAGGCGGGCGGCGAAGGCGTGGGGATCCCACACCACGAAGCTGTTCCGCGCCGCGCCCCACGACACCACCGCGTCCGTCGCCGGGTCCTCCACCATGTCGAACGTCTTGGCCAGGAACGGCGccaccgccgcggccgccgccaggTCCAACGGCGTCGGCGCGCGCAGGCGgcagtcgtcgccgtcgtcgtcgtccagcACCACCATCTCGGGCTCCTCCTGCTTGATGTCCGTCGTCATTACGGCGGTGAGGGAGTCCATGGCGAGTGTGGTGTTCGTTCGTTAGGTCGTTCGTTCGTTCTGGCTGAAGATTTGGCGGGAGTGGAGTGTGGGGTTGAAGTATTTATAAGTGGGGACAGAACATTCTGGAAAGTACTAGCACAAAGGGAGGGTGTACCTGTGTGTTAATGGCAGATATTTTCCTTGGAAGTTTCTCACGATTGCTAGAGCTCACTCGCGATTGGCCTTTTTCGAGCGGTCCCGGCGTGATTTGATGGTTTATGTGGCTGCGAGCGACTGCCCGGAAGAATCGGCCATATTCCGAGCTTGGGCTGGCCACAGTATGGTTCCAGCCCAGTACAACCTGCTGGTATCTTCTAaaaataaaaatggaaaaaagaactGTAGGTAAGTAGGTTCTACAATATTTGTCATCGGAAACTAAGTGTTCCTCGGCCTACAATAggcctttttttcgataaaaattAAAATAGCATtttaaagtttcacaaaaatgtCTGAAAAAGAATTCTAGATATTGATAATGATGTATTCTACAAAGGTGCAAAATCTCAATTTTTTGCAggcatcaaaacttgcattgtccACTACTTTAGATTTCCACTTTTGTTAGCACACATAAAGTATAAAGTATATAGAGTTGAAATTTTGCACTTTTAAGTCTGTTATAGAAATACATCATTGCCTAGATCTAtgctttttagattttttttgataCTTTTAAATAGCAATTTCGAAAAATGACCCCACGTCGCTCTGCATAGGGTGGATCGGGGAACCCTAGCCACCGCCGTCTCCGGGGCTACCCTTAGCTTGGCCCCTCTTCGTCGCCGCAGTGCCGATGGGCGCCCTCGCCGCCAAAGGTGTCGGGGCGGGATCTCTCCATGGACGTGGGCGGGGACGCGCGGCGTTGGCGTCGACTGGGAATGACGTGCTAGGTGGCGGCGCGAGGCGCGTGCAACGCAGCTGCGTCGAGGTgcaccggggcggcggccccaggGCAAGGTCGCTATGGACCTCGTGTTGTGGCTGTGGGAAGCAGGGGCGGCAACACCGGGGCGTGGCGGCATGTTGCGGTCCTGGATGCGGTTCAGATCTTTGTCGCGCTGGTGGTTTGTCAGGtgccctccggagtgatgtggttGGCCATGGCAGGTTCGACTTCGACGGCGGTGCTGGTGGTTGGCGACGGTGGAGTGCGACCTCAATGTGCACAACTCTGGTTGTATGATGTGTGCTCCAAATCTGCAAGTCTTTTCCGTGGACATGGAGATGAGCCAGGCGAAAACCTATCATCGACATTGGGTTGGTGCCGGCAATGGCAACGCCTTTTGGCATcgtctccttcttgaaggcgtcatcGAAGATCTCATCTTCCTCTCGAcgtgattatctttggctcttcgGGTCAAAACCAAAACTCTAGTTGTGTAGAGTGAGCGATGGTTGCGTCTTCGCCGCTTCCCTCTTGGGGGTGTTGTCTTTAAGAGCTAGTTTGTGGTCATTTCATTATGCTCCTCATGAGTCATGGCTAGTGGATGTCGGGGCAGCAACCTCGAGAGGTTGCATTTGTGCATCGAGGAGACGGCCTCGGGAACCATTGCGGGTGGTGGCCCTATGAGGTAGCGATGCGGATCGTCATGACTTGGGTGGCAATGATGTGTCTCTAGTGCAACAGTATGGTCGGCTTGGTCGACACGTCCTAGAGAGGGCGGTCAGACTTTTATGCAGGGGCGGTGGCCCGGGATGAGTTTGTGTGATGGTCGTGGTCTACGGCCGACTGCCCTGTGTAGCTTGGGCTACGGGTTGTTGGTTCATGCGGCATTGCAGCTCGAGAGCGAGCGACGGTATGTCGAGGCGATGGCTTCAGAAGGTGGTTTTGTTGGTTGACCGCGCCGGGTGACATGGGTATGCCATATCGGGTATTTAATGTTCCATCCCTGGTGCGAATCCGGGAAGGAATAGGCGAAGCCCATTAAGAATATTACATGAGTCGAAGCCCAATGACTATGTAAAATAGGTAGGTTGGGCCCATATCGGGTAAACCAACATAAGCAATGTAaccaacccgaaggtggactctgagacctagaccactatataaaggctaggaggagcCATCGAGGGGGGGTCTAGATTCACAACCTGCGACACCCTTGTAACTGTAGTTTTTTTTAATAATACAATCTCAGCGACTTTCGTCTTTGATTTTACTTTCGTTGGCTGCCTAGTTTGGTTGACCGGCCTTTGAATTCACAAGCGCTTTCCTTCCTCAAAACCCAAGTCCATTATTATGGCATTGATAAGGTTACCCCTTCTCACAGGGCATGGCGGAGCAGCGGAATGTCGGGACGGCGGCCCCGAGTGTTCGTCAACTCTGAGGGTGCTCGACCTTGTGTCATGTGGGTGATAAGGTGAGTCTCAATCGTTGGTCATTGATGTGTTGGGCACCACTTTTGGCGCATGGTCTTGTGAATGCAAGATTATTCACCTTTGTGGGATCGTCTCGGGTATGCTCCTCTCATAGCAGACGTAGCTTCTTCTCGTCGACATTGGCAGCTAGTTTGGTAGAGCAGGTGACCGTTGGTTGTGTTCGTGTGGTTGACGTCCTTTTGTGGTCTCCGATGCGTCGTTGGCGTGGGTGGACATAGCCCTGTTGTGTTGTTGGGTGGGCTTAGCCCTATTTTTACCGGTTTTTGCCCTGTTTATGTCTAAAAAGTTGAGAAACTGTCTTCTTAATGAATTAATTAATGAGTAgataaggcaaagcttttgccttcaTTAAAAAATAATACCAATTTCAATTCTTTTATAAAACAAGCTGCATGTAGCTCGGTGTACAAAATGTCACACTCTATTTGTCTATTTCAATTTCCTGAAATCAACTTTCTATTATCTTTTGTATATTTCTTTTGATCATTGGACTCAAATATAAATGGTAGGTAATGTCTGACATGGCACCCTCAAAAAAGGAGAGTAAACTTTGAATTTTGAACGGTTGACTTATCCATAATTTGATTTCTTTGTAAGGCGTGAATCGTTTTCATTCgatcgaaaacaaaaaaaattgagttGATTAAGAACTGACTTCGTTCTCACTCAGATATAATGTTATAACATCTCAGTTGCAACTTATATTGTAACTCATGATCAGCACAAATCACAAAGGAGATATAACGATTCCGAGCATTTTTCTGAGTTGCATCTCCATttgcaactattttttttataTTGTAACTGGAAATAAAAGAACTCAGTCAACACCTGACTATGAATCACGATGCAACGGAACTCCGTAGGAATTGACTGAGTACAACCGTTTTTATAACCGGAAAAACAACTACTCCCCGCCCCCCGATGCGTTGAGAACTATACAAAAAAGCATAGTTGCGATGATTCTTCCCTTGACTCGTGAGattcatctccagcggcgcgacgcatttcggacacccaaAAATGGTCGGCAGCGTCCGTCTGCGTCGCCCAGCGGACATAttttgaccgcgcgtccgtttgcgtctgggtgtgctcccaccgggcgacccatttttgaattgcaacatagtttgaTCTTCATACAATTCCTTTGGTTTTCTACCACGAGCGATTGATTCATATGAAAACCAAACATAGAAAGTACATAAAAACTATAGAAGACCTAGACTACTTggttcctgacgggccggcaccatcgttgcgtcgctccgtggcctgcttctccgccgcctcccgcgcggccgctatggctcggtgcgccgccgcgtcctcttgcagtgcctgctccagcctcgcgttggcggcctcgtccttgagcgtctcgaaagacgcgacgagggcccgctgctccgccgccttctcctccggcgtcggcgtatcagggtcatcggatgaccatgaaaTCTCCAAGTCAGAGTCctcggctgcagcggcggccgccagcctgcgctgttccagctcggcgtcgacggccgcatgggccgcccgctcctcctctcgcttccttctccgcttcggcccgtgtccgcggcgttcctgaccgggtggaggaggtcggtgctgtcgtcggagtcgaacccgtcgtcggagctcgaggccgggggaggtggagtgggaggtgaaggtggaggtggaggcgcgttagcctggccgcgcccggcgctgctcatggtggatctactgagtggcgctacggcagcggcggctagggtttagtgcggaggagatgagatgctggcccccctgtttatataggtcggaggcacggcgacggccgcgccacgcggggcatcgccattactatgcgcggcacgcgaggcagccgcagactgccgaagcgacgcctcgctcGTCGatgcggcggagaagacgcatcgacgctgcgtctGCTAGCTGCCCacgtctactagctgcgcacgctcgcggaagccgaggcacgccattaacgcggccctgccaggcggttgtgccgctgccaggcgggcccgtgccaggaccaagcggtcactttgcgcgtccgcgcagcatccgccgagacgcaaacctggcgcatatttgggccaggtttgcgtctctgcggacggcccggtcactttgcgtcgcgccgctggaggtggtgcacgacgcattttcggtcacggcggacacaaacggtcgctcagcgtccgtttgcgtcgcgccgctggagatgcccttatgcaaGAATATTCACCCTCTCCTAGTGTCCTACACTACACTGATCcccacttggaggaacacgaaggTGCACGCGCAACAGTGGCCGTTCCACCCATCAACAGGTTCCCCCATCCCATCTCTTTTGCCTCCGACCTCACGCAGCACCATGGACGGCTGCAAGCAAACCTCCGCAACATTCTTTACCTGTACAAGCTAGAGCACACAAGCACCCAGCAGTCAGTAGTGAGGCTAAGCTGAGACTGAGATCAATGGAAGAAGCAGGGGCATGGCTGCCATGCATCGCCACGCTGGCGTCCTGCCTCCTCGGCTTCGCGCTCTACATCTACGCGCCCTACTGGGGAGTCCGGGGCGTGCCGGGGCCTCCCACGCTGCCGATCGTCGGCCACCTGCCGCTGCTCGCCCGCCATGGCCCCGACGTCTTCGCTGCCCTCGCCAAGAAATACGGCCCCATCTTCAGGTCAGTTACCCAGGATCTCTCGTTGTGCTCCTTGCCCAGTGCTTGATCTTGCAGATTCTCGGTGCATTTTGGACTTTGTTTTGATGTGTGCGTGCTGCTTGGTTAATCAGGTTCCATCTTGGACGGCAGCCTCTGGTGATCGTGGCCGACCCGGAGCTGTGCAAGGAGGTCGGCGTCAGGCAGTTCAAGAGCATCCCCAACCGGAGCCTGCCGTCGCCGATAGCCGGCTCCGCGCTCCACCAGAAAGGCCTCTTCTTCACCAGGGACGCGCGGTGGTCGGCGATGAGGAACACCATCATCTCGCTCTACCAGCCGTCGCACCTCGCGGGCCTCGTCCCCACCATGCAGCGCTGCGTCGAGCGCGCCGCCGACACCATACAGTTCGCCGCGGGGGAGCACGACGACGGCGACTTGGACTTCTCGGACCTCGCCCTCAAGCTGGCCACCGACGTCATCGGGCAGGCGGCGTTCGGCGTCGACTTCGCGCTCTCCGCGCCGcagagcgacggcggcggcgaggcggcggagtTCGTGGCGGAGCACGTGCACTCGACCACCTCGCTCAAGATGGACCTGTCGGGGTCGCTCTCCATCGTGCTCGGCCTCGTCGCGCCGGCGCTGCAGGCGCCCGCGCGGTGGCTGCTGCGGCGGGTCCCCGGGACGGCGGACCGGAGGATCGCGCGCACCAACGAGCGGCTGCGCGCGAGGGTGGAGGAGATCGTGGCGAGCCGGGAGCGCGACGGGGGCAGGAGGCGGGAGCGGAGGGACTTCCTGTCGGCGCTGCTCAACGCCCGGGACGGCGGGGAGAAGATGAGGGAGCTGCTCACGCCGGAGTACGTGGGCGCGCTCACCTACGAGCACCTCCTCGCCGGCTCGGCCACCACCGCCTTCACGCTCGCCTCCGCCGTGTACCTCGTCGCCGGCCACCCGGAGGTCGAGGCCAAGCTGCTCGCCGAGGTCGACCGCTCCGTTCCTGCAGGCGCCGCCCCGACCGCCGACGAGCTCCAGAGCAGCTTCCCCTACCTCGACCAGGTCGTGAAGGAGGCGATGAGGTTCTACACGGTCTCGCCGCTGATCGCGAGGGAGACGTCGCGGCGAGTGGAGGTCGGGGGCTACGCGCTGCCGGAGGGCACGTGGGTGTGGCTCGCGCCGGGGGTGATGGCGATGGACGCGGCGCAGTTCCCGGACCCCGGCGAGTTCCGGCCGGAGCGGTTCGATGCCGGGTgcgaggaggagcggcggcgccacCCGTACGCGCAGGTGCCGTTCGGGCTGGGCCCGAGGGCGTGCGTGGGGCAGCGGTTCGCGCTGCAGGAGGTGAAGCTGGCCATGGTGCACCTCTACCGCCGCTACGTGTTCCGCCGGTCGCCGCGGATGGAGTCGCCGCCGGAGCTCCAGTTCGGGATCGTGCTCAGCTTCAAGCACGGCGTCTGGCTCAGGGCCATCGAGAGGTGCAAGCGCCACCTAGGCTTGGACAGTGACATGGATGATAGTCTTCAGCTAGTCGAATGAGATTCGAATGACATGGCACATTGTTTCGCCCAGAATCAGTAGCTCCTAGTAGTTCAGGCTCCAGCAAAAACTCGATCAGAATTCTCTCAAACATATTTGTAGCTCCTGTGTCCTTCCAGTCTTCCACTGGGAAGCCACAAACTCCCTCAGAATTCTCTTTATTAGACGAAGTTATTCAGAATTATTATCAGGGGTATAGCAGCAGTAAATTGCTGAGTTAGGCAGTCAAGTCAGAGGCCTGCAATCAACATAAGGTTATTGAAAGCTAGGAAAGGCTACTGCCAGCAAGAAACTATGAATACTTCGACAAGTTTGTTACTCAGAAGTCTAGAACATATAATTACTTTATATCGTGGGCAACAGTGCCCCAGCTTGTTCTGCCAGCCAACAGCTAACCAGCTTGTTGCTCGAAA contains the following coding sequences:
- the LOC124658741 gene encoding putative heat stress transcription factor A-6a; this translates as MDSLTAVMTTDIKQEEPEMVVLDDDDGDDCRLRAPTPLDLAAAAAVAPFLAKTFDMVEDPATDAVVSWGAARNSFVVWDPHAFAARLLPLHFKHANFSSFLRQLNTYGFRKVNPDRWEFANAGFLGGQRHLLAGIRRRRGADTGRRPAASSSASSCAAEAGVIGVVDGELERLRRDREALKQELARLRVQQEASRATLMEMERRVLGTERRQEQCKAFLVRAIRNPSFLTSLARRNALAAGDAVPVVKGKNKRRMLDHIPSSPAAAAATEDGFTFEELALAAGVDVEAGVPTVKTESAGGITTDMIWYELLGDEQAEMDVEVEDLVTAAAAAAAEEMEPWEGMGEEEDPDDGICQELRMRAVEGCESDYAPGSGG
- the LOC124658757 gene encoding cytochrome P450 711A1-like; translated protein: MEEAGAWLPCIATLASCLLGFALYIYAPYWGVRGVPGPPTLPIVGHLPLLARHGPDVFAALAKKYGPIFRFHLGRQPLVIVADPELCKEVGVRQFKSIPNRSLPSPIAGSALHQKGLFFTRDARWSAMRNTIISLYQPSHLAGLVPTMQRCVERAADTIQFAAGEHDDGDLDFSDLALKLATDVIGQAAFGVDFALSAPQSDGGGEAAEFVAEHVHSTTSLKMDLSGSLSIVLGLVAPALQAPARWLLRRVPGTADRRIARTNERLRARVEEIVASRERDGGRRRERRDFLSALLNARDGGEKMRELLTPEYVGALTYEHLLAGSATTAFTLASAVYLVAGHPEVEAKLLAEVDRSVPAGAAPTADELQSSFPYLDQVVKEAMRFYTVSPLIARETSRRVEVGGYALPEGTWVWLAPGVMAMDAAQFPDPGEFRPERFDAGCEEERRRHPYAQVPFGLGPRACVGQRFALQEVKLAMVHLYRRYVFRRSPRMESPPELQFGIVLSFKHGVWLRAIERCKRHLGLDSDMDDSLQLVE